A segment of the Anopheles cruzii chromosome 2, idAnoCruzAS_RS32_06, whole genome shotgun sequence genome:
gggcagcagcaaccgacggTCAAACGCAACGCCGGAAACTCTGAGGAGCTGCTTGGAGGCGGTGTGATGATGTCCGACTCCGGCGAACAGCTTAAACCGAAGCAGGTGGTCTACTATCGGCGTGACTCACCGAAAAACCTGATGCGTTTTGGGAAACGCCGCTCGGCggcttccggatccggttaCCTGCGCTTCGGCCGAGGGAACTTAATGCGTTTCGGCCgccgaagcgacgaacccggccCGCGGACCGTCCGTGCTGGGCCGAATATGATGCGCTTCGGGCGGGCCAGCAATCTGATGCGCTTCGGACGGtccgatcggccaccgaacgAAACTGCGGTCGAGGGAAGTGGTGGTGCCGTGAACCCCACCGTGGCAAGGCACGACCCGTTACCAGTCAATCTGCTAGAGCTACTCGAAAAGCTGCAGCCACAGGACGACCGGATGCTCCTGCAGGACGCGCTGGTGGAGAGTGAAACCGAATCGGCCCCTGACGACCGGCTCCCGCTTTTCGTCGTCGAAAAGTAGTAAGCATCCCGACGGAAGGCACAACTCCGAAGGCAAAACAGGACATAGGATTCCGAACCGTGCTGTCGCGCTCGAACCGCAAAGCGTTTCACGGTGCAAAATGGCGTATTgttgatagaaaaaaaacattcaggATAATACACAACCTAACGAAGGCAATCCTTGGTGGCGGCCGTCCTCGATGGGGAGGCGTCGATGGAGCGCCCACCAACGACGAAACTATCCTCAAAGGCTGGTATCAACAATACGTTCTCATTTTGCACTTTTATTGCGAACGAAAAACCTAACTTCTTCCTCGCACGAAAAGAATCAAATCGAAGAGCTAACAAACCCACTGATCGAAGTTTCAATTAACTCTCTCCTTGTCGCCATTTTTATTGGGTAACGTTTCATAATGTTCGTTGAATGAAGCCAAAGCAAGCAAGATGCCAAAACTCTCTACAAAGCTTCTCTAGCACCCTGTTCGTGCATAAAATGCTCCCAGCAAGAATGTCGTATTAATGTGGGGATGagagaaaacagcaaaaagaagaaaaaaaactcaaaataTATACAGATATACATACaaatataaattataaatCATTAAACATCTAGGGGAGAAAACTAAAGACAAAACCAGCGGGAGCGTGAACTTTCTTCTGGAGCGGCGGATCAGGCGGACCGAGCGATCGCTTGCTGTGTACATTAAAACGGATGATGATCATAGTCGTTGTAGTCCGAGCaactgtgtgcgtgcgtgttaaAGGTCTCACAActtggaaaatgtaaaaaataaagtaatcaACTGATTTTACTCTTCATTGGCAACTTTATTGACCGCTGATCTGTTGGTTTTGTAGGCTGTACAATCCGGGGTAAATTTTCGGTTGATTGTTTCCCCACAACGGAAAGAAATAGGCAAAGATTTCCATCACCGTTTTCCGCAGGAATATGCTTTAGACGTTTTTCGTTCAAGGCCCCCAAACgaacattttgaattttagGTCAAATCTAAGCGTGCCTGAAAGTTTTCACCGCaactgaaatatttcaaatgtAAATATTCAAACGAAACCGTTGGGATCTTTTATGCTCTGTGGAACATTGTGAATTCATCGTTCGTCTCAGTAGTCTTTGGCTATCTTGTATTTGCGAGTGTAGCTGTCGTCGCTACGGATCAGTTCAAAATTCTTGTTACGAACAAATTGTAAAAATAGAGCTAAATTATGACTCATCACGGAAACAGTGCAAGTGAACCGTTGCCAGACGGGTCAACAACCGAAAGAAAGACGAAACAGAGCAATCAAATTCAGGTTAACGTACTGCGACAGAAAGGTATGCATTTTCTCGGCATGTTCAATATCCGTTCGTtgatcaaacaaaaaactttttccagaaaaaaatgaaacaaatcgaaaaactCAAGCAAATTTCGCACACAAACCGATGGGCTGCTCGTCGGAACAGGTTGGCATCTTGAAAGGAACATCCCCATATGAACGTCTGCATCAAGAAAGGTTGCTAATACCAAATTTAAAACGATGTCGAATATTCAATATACGAGACCACTTACAACTCTGATTTCATTTTAGGGATGAAATCTTGAAGCATCTCATATCCGCGTATCTCTACACCATCTTAAAATCACCCACCAAGTGGACTGTGGCCACCTTCGCAGAGATTGTGCAGCTAGAGACGGCCATCGCTTTGTCCGAGTTGGTGTCAGAAATGCCGATCCGATGGAAAAATAGAACCTACAACATCCGTCTCACAAACGCCCTGATCAAAGgacgcttcggttcggtgcagGAACGAGGCGAACCTTCCCGGCCCACCATACTCCAGGCGTTGGAACGGATCAAACGTGGGAAAGCGGCCATCTGGAAGTGTGGCGCCAGCCACTTTCTGGTCCGTCGCTTGCTGACCGGATGCTACTTCTACACCACGCAACTGGCAGGTTTACCGACCTTGATGTTCTTCAGCTCCCTCCGGTCGATGCTTAGCTTCGTGCAGGAATCGTACAGCTTCACCGAGCGCACGAAGTTCCTTCTCTCGAACGTCATCTTGCACTCGATCGACGATGGCGATACTGTAAAGAtcgtttggaaaatgaaaaccaccGTAGGAATGCAACTGACCGGACCGCTGGATGCACTGCTGCACGGTAACATCTATCTGGCGCGCCCATGTTTGAAACGATCCCTAGAAGTGGCGTTTCACGTGCTACAGCAGAACGATCGAACTAGACCCAGTTCCTGGGACAACAAACTACTGAACGCTTGCTTTAAACGGGGACGAAACACCTCCAGAATAGCTGAACCAATATTCGCCTTTCTTGGCACCACGAACGGCACACAGTTTTCTTTCGGTGGTTATCATCTGTATCGCTGGGACTCCAAATTTGACCATCGCCAACGAAATCACTTCGAAGAGGCGATCAACTATCTTCTGCCATCCTGGACGGCACTGCTGATCGTAGCACtcgattgttgttttgtcCTGTGGTCCCGGGGGAACTTCATCCATTGGTTCAGCCCACACAGGTACAGCTCACTGCAGGAGCACCCGGGAAAGCTCAGGAACCGCGCATGTTTCCTGCACATGACCAACGCGCTATCGAATGCTTCGCATACGCTCTACGAGTATCTGTTCGAGTTGGGCATTTTTCCTGATCACCGCATTCACGTGGTGTCACTACGTGTGGACCCTGCTGAAGCCAACCTCGCAGTTCCCTCCGCTAGCGACGATAGAGATTCCCTTGACCAAGAAGAACTTACCATTCCGGCAGGCAGCGCCGTTACGCCCAGCAATCTGTACCATCCCGCTCTGTACTCTGCGTCACAGTTGCGGTTGGCCAGACAAGCGTTTGACACCATCTACCGAGCGGCCGAAGATCGGTGCGATTAAAACAGCTTCCGGTGCCACAGAGGAGGTAACTCTAAACCACGGCACGAGTATCACGTAGCAATGCTGGGATAAACGTAGAAACCGCATCCGAGTGTGTCGCGTCGAGTATGGGTTAATAAAAGCTTAAGCCTATTAATTACAATAAACTCTATGAGCCCAATCGTCGCCGACGATCTCTTGGGCTTTACTCTGGGAGTACCCAGTCTGTTTCGTGTAGATAGATAAAGACTTTATTGGACATACTTATGGGTAGACGTACTTGAAGCGGCAAAATCTAATACTTTAAGCTTCATAGTGAGCATCGTTCTTGAAGCGCCTAAGGATAGCATTTCTCTGAGACATGCCACCACTGCGTTAGGCGTAAGCCGTGCACCGCAGATATTATATACAGAAAGGCATTAAACTACGCTAAACGCTTATAGGTACAATGATACAACAATAGTACACACACTCAATAGATTACGGGGAGCAACACGGGGCAGTATCGCTGTGACCCTGGCAAAATGCGGCGACCATGAGACAAACCTAAGTAGCACTACCCTTCATAGACGACCTTCCCGGTGAGATCCGTCCGCCTTTCCGCGAACTCAGCGCTTACGATGTGCCGGTGCTGGAGCTGTGCGTTAGGAGCATCACATCCTCGGGGAGCGGATGCCGCTTGTATTGTCGTTCCGTGACCAGAAACACTACCAGCCCACCGTACACGATGTAAAGCAGCCCGATCGTGTTGATCAGTACGGCCTGCGGTGGTAGTGCGGCGTAGTTGGGACTGCAATAAAATATAGGAACGTTTTCAGGAATCTTCGAACCGGATGAGGAGTCTTGAATCGAATCGAGGGACTTACATGGTGAAGATGGCTTTTTCCAGCAAGCCCAACAGGGAAGCGGCAATGGCCATCACGAATCCGGCAACGCCGAAGAACACGTGCACCGGCATGTACGATGCGCGCAGTTGCTCACGGACCCCCGGGAATAGGTACGCCGCGAACCCGAAAACGTACTGTGTGGAAGTTGGAAGTTGATGTCAGAGGCTGTGACAACGATTACACCACCCGATGATCTTACCTGTAGCGAGAAAAGTAGGACCGCCGAGAGGCCAACCCAAGAGTGAAGCGTGTACATGTTCGGTATCGGTCTCGGGGTGGCCAGATTGTGCGAATCGAAAACGGCAACCAGTGCCACGACGGTAAAAACGAAGGCGGCCCCATGGATCGATGCGTGCGTGATCTTCAGTGGCTTTTTGCGTGCGTAACGGAACCCACGGTAGATTAGGATAGCTGAAAGACGGCGAGCGAATTAAGAGAGGGCCAACATTCCACCAGTCCGGTGACTTACAGTTGCCGTACAGGAAAATCATGCCCACCGACATGAGCAGAGGATGCCAATTGAATTGGATCGCCGGATTG
Coding sequences within it:
- the LOC128278018 gene encoding FMRFamide-related peptides, coding for MFPRAEINTSATMKLYLVLAIAVCQSCHHFARADLDSRRANPRSAPGSLAAGTDLWPSLVARGPPNDGELSWSGDSSELVGDWLWPMAVKRSAKADIQTRRRSALDKNFMRFGRAGSNLMRFGRPDRNFLRFGRTPEARDEETELSKEYATSTEQLEQRESDEGQQQPTVKRNAGNSEELLGGGVMMSDSGEQLKPKQVVYYRRDSPKNLMRFGKRRSAASGSGYLRFGRGNLMRFGRRSDEPGPRTVRAGPNMMRFGRASNLMRFGRSDRPPNETAVEGSGGAVNPTVARHDPLPVNLLELLEKLQPQDDRMLLQDALVESETESAPDDRLPLFVVEK
- the LOC128279018 gene encoding uncharacterized protein LOC128279018; amino-acid sequence: MGCSSEQVGILKGTSPYERLHQERDEILKHLISAYLYTILKSPTKWTVATFAEIVQLETAIALSELVSEMPIRWKNRTYNIRLTNALIKGRFGSVQERGEPSRPTILQALERIKRGKAAIWKCGASHFLVRRLLTGCYFYTTQLAGLPTLMFFSSLRSMLSFVQESYSFTERTKFLLSNVILHSIDDGDTVKIVWKMKTTVGMQLTGPLDALLHGNIYLARPCLKRSLEVAFHVLQQNDRTRPSSWDNKLLNACFKRGRNTSRIAEPIFAFLGTTNGTQFSFGGYHLYRWDSKFDHRQRNHFEEAINYLLPSWTALLIVALDCCFVLWSRGNFIHWFSPHRYSSLQEHPGKLRNRACFLHMTNALSNASHTLYEYLFELGIFPDHRIHVVSLRVDPAEANLAVPSASDDRDSLDQEELTIPAGSAVTPSNLYHPALYSASQLRLARQAFDTIYRAAEDRCD
- the LOC128277985 gene encoding plasma membrane ascorbate-dependent reductase CYBRD1, which produces MDNSPPPPSALNNFRVLYLVTQLVGITIIILVSSWIGIHLNGLGWTSNPAIQFNWHPLLMSVGMIFLYGNSILIYRGFRYARKKPLKITHASIHGAAFVFTVVALVAVFDSHNLATPRPIPNMYTLHSWVGLSAVLLFSLQYVFGFAAYLFPGVREQLRASYMPVHVFFGVAGFVMAIAASLLGLLEKAIFTIPNYAALPPQAVLINTIGLLYIVYGGLVVFLVTERQYKRHPLPEDVMLLTHSSSTGTS